In a genomic window of Plectropomus leopardus isolate mb chromosome 6, YSFRI_Pleo_2.0, whole genome shotgun sequence:
- the LOC121943972 gene encoding titin-like isoform X1, which produces MKFPVDLLADVSQMELERFAHNYMNNLLYSNPDFPEHLTLSDSTQVTIDISSVGFVPLYGSSDKQKILALFSPTDPFTAVALYLLDQWWPVDDILKTADPARDGALEVKTVGERIVLYILNRVIYRAKEMSSEELPFLCHGEKDHAKILWNNGQAVGFYSVKPTGSVYNSFSTRSYQLPVMDSIFVRKCQRGKGFGLQMLEDFVLSFEEDSLGFRYPLTTSMYKVCEKYLCQYPEDKDLLWEVEGIGGPKQRTNIASKIQAMEQCAVSKSLTFTEESLMITEMAEKGVVIEAITRSSGSKRRKTGEKIAEDKSEKVLRIEDIEAETPGEENVSAQKETDLHRVSELVQTEVCGMISVAPEERGEDTVDTTTEQDLEEIHVTSASITEEPQVEDKVPQDLTSIYGEPPITVENVASEIEGPEEEDQREDTTVLVVSEEVLERHKEAETLDNVGEGTQIENTDEEKVTQQEVSLSTHASSEDKEALKAIKTVKSKAPRWRSKRQPNLQEGVAEKSPANDGRIVLRGRTVRYTPKRKYTQHSQKLSKEVENEVDEEEEENKVPTAEEVEGLALTEGEKEEMTTVKEDVVTVEELSKEKQQLEDEQLVNEEPGVEDTMVKASFIELPDKAETELTKENEDEKVTDESEREQKGRKVETSVTQDKRDASPDEIQEPPAVQKRALRGRPPKCKPTKQSKKHEKQEVEPTDEADQGTGGSASEESADQQPTDTKIDEHHKEVQEESVDKTEEKISTEELTVVKEGRILKSDKTAEDVIPSTEVNVEEELEKETSPAEETGGEEEEASQKLPEEKGEEIEAEERSVEKQKNNVEEEKVESAAGGESAVGDAEQVEDASTEEAAVLEEEDNRVEAADEINADTVQISSAEEEETAVTEECVTAVEVESDTAVNEEEAEDASVAAVEETRQKDEDKEQNMSEDEEEPIVIGKRVLRGRSVPSVTITPRRRSAKVRKAEESLSDEEKTSPSAQEKENTEPEAEMEKVEAVAEESPTEPEKVKEEQSAVSKTCADGKGVASVEESAEETPNADKGSITDEEETPTVETGVLTSGEKTVRATGSKTTKRKNDEQEEVTGEKSAEKDDEKGRRSAAATDRRKSKRARTQCQTKEEGAKETSPAEETEAVAEAVAEESPTEPEIVKEEQSAVSKSCADGKEVAPVEESAEETPNADKGLVTDEEETPTVETGVLTSGEKTVTTKRRNCEQEEVTGEKSAEKDELVVETRVLRKGRKSAAATDRRKSKRSRTQCQTKEEGAKETSPAEETEAVAEAVAEAVAEESPTEPEIVEEEQSAEEVEGLALTEGEKEEMTTVKEDVVTVEELSKEKQQLEDEQLVNEEPGVEDTMVKASFIELPDKAETELTKENEDEKVTDESEREQKGRKVETSVTQDKRDASPDEIQEPPAVQKRALRGRPPKCKPTKQSKKHEKQEVEPTDEADQGTGGSASEESADQQPTDTKIDEHHKEVQEESVDKTEEKISTEELTVVKEGRILKSDKTAEDVIPSTEVNVEEELEKETSPAEETGGEEEEASQKLPEEKGEEIEAEERSVEKQKNNVEEEKVESAAGGESAVGDAEQVEDASTEEAAVLEEEDNRVEAADEINADTVQISSAEEEETAVTEECVTAVEVESDTAVNEEEAEDASVAAVEETRQKDEDKEQNMSEDEEEPIVIGKRVLRGRSVPSVTITPRRRSAKVRKAEESLSDEEKNSSSARKRKTTEVTPTRTSKRLSRF; this is translated from the exons GCAGTGTTTATAATTCTTTTTCAACCAGAAGCTATCAGCTCCCTGTCATGGACTCTATATTTGTGAGAAAGTGTCAGCGTGGTAAAGGTTTTGGCCTCCAGATGCTGGAGGACTTTGTGCTCAGTTTCGAAGAGGACAGTCTGGGGTTTAGGTACCCCCTCACAACATCCATGTATAAAG TGTGTGAGAAGTACCTGTGTCAGTACCCAGAAGACAAGGACCTGCTGTGGGAGGTGGAGGGCATAGGTGGGCCCAAACAGAGGACCAATATTGCCAGTAAGATCCAGGCAATGGAGCAGTGTG CAGTTTCCAAGAGTCTTACCTTTACAGAGGAATCACTGATGATCActgaaatggctgaaaagggTGTGGTGATAGAGGCAATTACCAGGAGTAGTGGCTCAAAACGAAGAAAAACGGGAGAGAAGATTGCAGAGGACAAGTCAGAAAAAGTCCTCAG AATTGAGGATATTGAAGCAGAAACCCCCGGAGAGGAGAATGTTTCTGCACAAAAGGAGACAGATCTGCATCGTGTCTCTGAGTTGGTGCAGACTGAGGTTTGT GGTATGATCAGTGTGGCCCctgaagaaagaggagaggatacAGTTGATACTACAACTGAACAAGATCTAGAAGAAATCCATGTTACATCAGCATCCATAACTGAGGAGCCACAAGTAGAAGATAAGGTACCACAGGATCTGACGAGTATTTACGGTGAACCCCCGATAACAGTTGAGAATGTGGCATCAGAAATAGAGGGACCAGAGGAAGAGGATCAGAGGGAAGACACTACAGTGCTGGTAGTTTCTGAAGAAGTTTTAGAGAGACACAAGGAAGCAGAGACTCTAGACAATGTGGGAGAGGGAACTCAAATTGAGAACACTGATGAAGAAAAGGTTACACAACAAGAGGTAAGCCTGTCAACACATGCATCGTCAGAGGATAAGGAAGCTCTAAAGGCCATAAAAACTGTCAAGAGTAAAGCCCCTAGATGGAGATCTAAGAGGCAGCCCAACCTACAGGAGGGGGTGGCGGAGAAATCTCCAGCTAACGATGGAAGGATAGTTTTGAGAGGAAGAACTGTTAGGTACACACCAAAACGCAAATATACCCAACACAGCCAGAAATTAAGTAAAGAAGTAGAGAACGAGgttgatgaggaggaagaggagaacaAAGTTCCTACAGCTGAAGAAGTGGAGGGGTTAGCTTTAACcgagggagaaaaggaggaaatgaCCACTGTGAAAGAGGATGTAGTTACTGTGGAAGAATTAAGCAAGGAAAAGCAACAGCTTGAAGATGAACAGCTGGTGAATGAAGAGCCTGGGGTGGAAGACACTATGGTGAAGGCAAGTTTCATAGAGCTTCCAGATAAAGCAGAGACTGAACtcacaaaagaaaatgaggaTGAAAAAGTAACAGATGAATCTGAGAGAGAACAAAAGGGAAGGAAGGTAGAAACATCAGTGACACAGGATAAACGAGATGCCTCTCCTGATGAGATACAGGAGCCCCCTGCTGTACAGAAGAGAGCTTTGAGAGGCAGACCACCTAAATGTAAGcccacaaaacaaagcaaaaaacatgagaaacaggAGGTGGAGCCCACAGATGAAGCCGATCAGGGAACAGGAGGATCTGCGAGTGAAGAGAGTGCAGATCAACAACCAACAGACACAAAGATTGATGAACACCACAAGGAGGTACAAGAGGAGAGTGTtgataaaacagaagaaaagataTCAACTGAGGAACTGACTGTTGTGAAGGAAGGTAGAATTCTAAAGTCTGACAAGACCGCGGAGGATGTTATACCCTCAACTGAGGTGAATGTGGAGGAAGagttagaaaaagaaactaGTCCTGCTGAAGAGactggaggagaggaagaagaggcaTCACAGAAATTGCctgaggagaaaggagaggagataGAGGCAGAAGAAAGGAgtgtggaaaaacagaaaaacaatgtggAAGAGGAAAAAGTTGAGAGTGCAGCTGGAGGAGAATCTGCAGTAGGAGATGCAGAGCAGGTGGAGGATGCCTCGACAGAGGAAGCAGCAGTGCTTGAAGAGGAGGACAACAGAGTAGAAGCTGCTGATGAGATTAATGCTGACACAGTCCAGATTTCATCAGCTGAGGAAGAGGAAACCGCAGTCACAGAAGAATGTGTAACTGCTGTAGAAGTGGAATCTGACACTGCTGTTAATGAAGAAGAGGCTGAAGATGCATCTGTGGCAGCAGTGGAAGAAACACGTCAAAAGGATGAGGACAAAGAGCAGAATATgtcagaggatgaggaggaaccTATAGTGATTGGAAAGAGAGTTTTAAGAGGGAGGTCAGTTCCTTCAGTAACAATCACACCCAGACGCCGCAGTGCTAAAGTTCGAAAAGCAGAGGAGTCTTTGAGTGATGAAGAAAAGACCTCTCCATCAGCTcaggagaaagaaaatacagagcCAGAAGCTGAGATGGAAAAAGTTGAAGCTGTGGCAGAGGAATCACCCACAGAGCCAGAGAAAGTCAAAGAGGAACAGTCTGCTGTTTCAAAGACATGTGCAGATGGAAAGGGAGTGGCTTCTGTTGAGGAAAGTGCTGAAGAGACACCTAATGCAGACAAGGGATCAATTACTGATGAGGAAGAAACACCAACTGTTGAGACAGGAGTTCTGACCAGTGGTGAAAAGACAGTGAGAGCCACAGGaagcaaaaccacaaaaagaaaaaatgatgagCAAGAAGAGGTGACTGGTgagaaaagtgcagaaaaagaTGATGAGAAGGGAAGGAGGTCAGCTGCTGCAACAGATAGACGTAAATCCAAAAGAGCTCGCACACAGTGTCAGACAAAGGAAGAGGGAGCAAAAGAAACTAGTCCTGCTGAAGAGACTGAAGCTGTGGCAGAAGCTGTGGCAGAGGAATCACCCACAGAGCCAGAGATAGTCAAAGAGGAACAGTCTGCTGTTTCAAAGTCATGTGCAGATGGAAAGGAAGTGGCCCCTGTTGAGGAAAGTGCTGAAGAGACACCTAATGCAGACAAGGGATTAGTTACTGATGAGGAAGAAACACCAACTGTTGAGACAGGAGTTCTGACCAGTGGTGAAAAGACAGTGaccacaaaaagaagaaattgtgAGCAAGAAGAGGTGACTGGTGAGAAAAGCGCAGAAAAAGATGAGCTGGTGGTAGAAACAAGAGTTCTGAGGAAGGGAAGGAAGTCAGCTGCTGCAACAGATAGACGTAAATCCAAAAGATCTCGCACACAGTGTCAGACAAAGGAAGAGGGAGCAAAAGAAACCAGTCCTGCTGAAGAGACTGAAGCTGTGGCAGAAGCTGTGGCAGAAGCTGTGGCAGAGGAATCACCCACAGAGCCAGAGATAGTCGAGGAGGAACAGTCTGCTGAAGAAGTGGAGGGGTTAGCTTTAACcgagggagaaaaggaggaaatgaCCACTGTGAAAGAGGATGTAGTTACTGTGGAAGAATTAAGCAAGGAAAAGCAACAGCTTGAAGATGAACAGCTGGTGAATGAAGAGCCTGGGGTGGAAGACACTATGGTGAAGGCAAGTTTCATAGAGCTTCCAGATAAAGCAGAGACTGAACtcacaaaagaaaatgaggaTGAAAAAGTAACAGATGAATCTGAGAGAGAACAAAAGGGAAGGAAGGTAGAAACATCAGTGACACAGGATAAACGAGATGCCTCTCCTGATGAGATACAGGAGCCCCCTGCTGTACAGAAGAGAGCTTTGAGAGGCAGACCACCTAAATGTAAGcccacaaaacaaagcaaaaaacatgagaaacaggAGGTGGAGCCCACAGATGAAGCCGATCAGGGAACAGGAGGATCTGCGAGTGAAGAGAGTGCAGATCAACAACCAACAGACACAAAGATTGATGAACACCACAAGGAGGTACAAGAGGAGAGTGTtgataaaacagaagaaaagataTCAACTGAGGAACTGACTGTTGTGAAGGAAGGTAGAATTCTAAAGTCTGACAAGACCGCGGAGGATGTTATACCCTCAACTGAGGTGAATGTGGAGGAAGagttagaaaaagaaactaGTCCTGCTGAAGAGactggaggagaggaagaagaggcaTCACAGAAATTGCctgaggagaaaggagaggagataGAGGCAGAAGAAAGGAgtgtggaaaaacagaaaaacaatgtggAAGAGGAAAAAGTTGAGAGTGCAGCTGGAGGAGAATCTGCAGTAGGAGATGCAGAGCAGGTGGAGGATGCCTCGACAGAGGAAGCAGCAGTGCTTGAAGAGGAGGACAACAGAGTAGAAGCTGCTGATGAGATTAATGCTGACACAGTCCAGATTTCATCAGCTGAGGAAGAGGAAACCGCAGTCACAGAAGAATGTGTAACTGCTGTAGAAGTGGAATCTGACACTGCTGTTAATGAAGAAGAGGCTGAAGATGCATCTGTGGCAGCAGTGGAAGAAACACGTCAAAAGGATGAGGACAAAGAGCAGAATATgtcagaggatgaggaggaaccTATAGTGATTGGAAAGAGAGTTTTAAGAGGGAGGTCAGTTCCTTCAGTAACAATCACACCCAGACGCCGCAGTGCTAAAGTTCGAAAAGCAGAAGAGTCTTTGAGTGATGAAGAAAAGAACTCTTCGTCAGCTCGGAAGAGAAAAACTACAGAGGTAACACCAACTCGCACATCTAAGCGCCTCAGCAGGTTTTAG